The following coding sequences lie in one Pontibacter sp. G13 genomic window:
- a CDS encoding T9SS type A sorting domain-containing protein, with amino-acid sequence MKPFMKGLSILLLSLTTHTLMAQTPAVQVKVIKQVNGETTIDTSFTQDHVHLQKTLDEMGIELSQINLEVSEDEIGDRKMIVRVHQEAGNLLKSNQEMTDSMHFRIIRKEGHEGTMENLKLGESQEIRVIQLKNDEGANISMEELMKAHPEMVARVEAAGVDLKKMESGEARFFVIRSEVTVLDETDFESLKDAGTDRQMLDSGLEMEAFNCYPNPSDGQFTVDAIPASTGNIQLTIRDLQGKICYSHRTTEAVDVFQHQFDLSQQPAGMYILTLTQGDRSMSRKIILE; translated from the coding sequence ATGAAACCATTCATGAAAGGGCTCAGCATCCTGCTTTTGAGCCTGACAACTCACACCCTGATGGCCCAAACCCCTGCGGTTCAAGTGAAGGTCATCAAGCAGGTCAATGGAGAAACCACCATCGACACGAGCTTCACCCAGGATCATGTCCATTTACAGAAAACCTTGGACGAAATGGGAATCGAACTATCTCAGATCAATCTGGAGGTATCCGAAGATGAAATTGGAGATAGGAAGATGATCGTCCGAGTTCATCAGGAAGCAGGAAATCTTCTAAAATCGAATCAAGAAATGACCGATAGCATGCATTTCCGGATCATTCGTAAGGAAGGTCATGAAGGCACGATGGAAAACTTGAAGCTGGGCGAATCACAAGAAATCCGTGTGATCCAACTCAAGAATGACGAAGGTGCCAATATCTCTATGGAAGAGCTGATGAAAGCGCATCCAGAGATGGTCGCAAGAGTTGAAGCGGCTGGGGTCGACCTCAAAAAAATGGAATCCGGAGAGGCTCGATTTTTCGTCATCCGCTCCGAGGTGACAGTCTTGGATGAAACCGACTTCGAATCGCTGAAAGATGCGGGTACCGATCGCCAAATGTTGGACTCTGGTCTAGAAATGGAGGCCTTTAACTGCTATCCCAACCCCAGCGATGGACAATTCACGGTAGATGCTATTCCTGCCTCCACTGGCAATATCCAGCTCACGATCCGCGACTTGCAGGGCAAAATCTGCTATTCTCACCGCACGACTGAAGCGGTAGATGTATTCCAGCACCAATTTGATCTATCCCAACAGCCAGCCGGCATGTACATTTTGACGCTTACACAAGGCGATCGCTCCATGTCTCGGAAGATCATCCTCGAATAA
- a CDS encoding M48 family metalloprotease, whose translation MRFFPTWKFLAPNKWLHLWALMGLLGGIQYAWGQTLPYQPVRSQGPIPELFRSSLQEKFDEIASDRVEEMTEWESAFHKENLYHLNKLLLSGKVLYRDPLTDLVNRVADSLLRFRPELRSQITFLVAKSATVNAYASQYGCILVNVGLLAKLENEAQLAFILAHEICHIVESHPFQIYRLEQKRKARALIAQRFGSNANWLVDQNAYNQQKEEEADAWGFQLLLEAGYDPREAARTFDMLEEPGILDDSARFASESLGIPSSWFESLATPSQLSDTLAPRLGTHPSPAFRKSEIKRRTRLQRIRSGASFLGDSTEFLRVQRSARFERVRLLVESRAYAQAIAEIGLLMDQNPHDSYLLSLMAHSMYAVAQYSHAGRFWDLKGVQGPLTPLGTRVSLSMERLNGMSWGLLALSRLSSYIQQHPNAAESWKLKRADLLADLWLNYDQELADWMRSDYVYEHLEPAHQILRLDERVMETVEDPHARNDLIQQKIAYQPLNLQGARKMERRMYLKGFNLGLDRVVFVDPFYQKLDRRSEPKDQFFEADQAELEFIQLIEDQSFQLGLSHEMLAPRLMNDRHEENFQDVTLLNAWIAEKGVHGELDLISLFHDDVQYLVDKYETPYFVWTGGVSTKENRSRKGLVMAAGVLFFYIPPVLPYAIYYSLTPRHQLVLYTVVYDLSSGKNLLRMPKRIKQKDRRDVLKGATYDLILQLSMQDP comes from the coding sequence ATGCGATTTTTTCCCACCTGGAAGTTCCTTGCTCCAAACAAGTGGCTACACCTTTGGGCCTTGATGGGGCTTTTAGGTGGGATTCAGTACGCGTGGGGGCAAACTCTTCCTTACCAACCAGTCAGATCACAAGGGCCAATTCCTGAGTTGTTTCGCAGCAGCTTACAAGAAAAATTCGATGAAATCGCGAGCGATAGAGTCGAGGAAATGACCGAGTGGGAGTCTGCTTTTCACAAGGAGAATCTGTACCATCTCAATAAGCTGTTACTCAGCGGAAAGGTACTTTACCGAGATCCTTTGACAGATTTGGTGAATCGTGTCGCAGATTCCTTGTTGAGGTTTAGGCCGGAACTCCGAAGTCAAATCACGTTCCTGGTAGCCAAATCTGCTACAGTAAATGCCTACGCAAGCCAGTATGGATGTATTCTCGTGAATGTGGGTTTGCTCGCTAAGCTCGAAAACGAAGCTCAGTTGGCATTTATCCTCGCACACGAGATCTGCCATATCGTAGAATCACACCCCTTCCAGATCTATCGTCTCGAACAAAAGCGGAAGGCACGCGCCCTGATCGCCCAGCGCTTCGGTAGTAATGCCAATTGGTTGGTAGATCAGAATGCCTACAATCAGCAAAAAGAAGAGGAAGCCGACGCCTGGGGGTTTCAATTGCTGTTGGAAGCCGGATATGACCCCCGAGAGGCGGCTAGGACGTTTGATATGCTGGAGGAGCCCGGAATCTTGGATGATTCTGCTCGTTTTGCCTCAGAAAGTCTCGGGATTCCCTCCAGTTGGTTCGAATCTCTCGCTACCCCATCACAATTGAGTGACACACTAGCACCAAGACTGGGAACTCATCCCAGCCCTGCTTTCCGAAAATCTGAAATCAAACGTCGAACGCGCCTCCAGCGAATCCGATCAGGAGCGAGTTTTCTGGGGGATTCAACCGAGTTTCTCAGGGTTCAGCGATCAGCCAGGTTTGAGCGAGTGAGGCTATTGGTGGAATCCCGAGCGTATGCACAGGCCATCGCGGAAATCGGGTTGCTGATGGATCAAAATCCCCATGATTCGTATCTGCTATCATTGATGGCGCATTCGATGTATGCCGTAGCACAATACTCCCATGCGGGCAGATTTTGGGATTTGAAAGGTGTACAGGGACCACTCACGCCGCTTGGGACTCGTGTCTCACTTTCCATGGAGCGGCTGAATGGAATGAGTTGGGGCTTATTGGCACTAAGTCGACTATCCTCCTATATTCAACAACATCCAAATGCCGCGGAATCTTGGAAACTGAAGCGAGCGGACCTGCTGGCTGATTTATGGCTGAATTATGATCAGGAACTCGCAGATTGGATGCGATCAGATTATGTCTACGAGCACCTTGAACCAGCTCATCAAATTTTGAGACTAGATGAGCGGGTCATGGAAACTGTGGAGGATCCTCATGCGCGGAATGATCTGATTCAACAAAAGATCGCCTATCAGCCCCTCAACCTGCAAGGGGCCCGGAAAATGGAGAGAAGGATGTACCTCAAGGGATTCAATCTGGGATTGGATCGAGTGGTCTTTGTAGATCCTTTTTACCAAAAGTTGGATAGACGCTCCGAACCCAAGGATCAATTTTTCGAAGCAGATCAGGCTGAACTCGAATTTATCCAATTGATAGAGGATCAATCTTTCCAATTGGGACTTTCTCATGAGATGTTGGCCCCTAGACTGATGAACGACCGACATGAAGAAAATTTTCAAGACGTCACTTTGCTGAATGCATGGATTGCCGAAAAGGGGGTACACGGAGAGTTGGATTTGATCAGCTTATTTCATGATGATGTCCAATATCTGGTAGACAAGTACGAAACTCCTTATTTCGTTTGGACGGGTGGCGTATCCACCAAAGAAAACCGGAGTCGTAAAGGCTTGGTTATGGCCGCCGGTGTGCTATTTTTCTACATTCCTCCGGTATTGCCGTACGCCATTTACTATTCATTGACTCCTCGACATCAACTTGTCCTCTACACCGTGGTCTATGACTTATCCTCAGGCAAAAATCTGCTCCGTATGCCCAAAAGGATCAAGCAAAAAGACCGTAGAGATGTGCTCAAAGGAGCTACCTATGATCTGATTCTGCAGTTGTCGATGCAAGATCCCTGA
- a CDS encoding LamG-like jellyroll fold domain-containing protein encodes MKRHLLACWVWLACLAPATMLGQGGDTTIVQAFSFSDPSPTGWSAPYRGTFEFPDTTNSWEKVLMYYTLKCDPATAHDNYNCGEWDYLTYIWVVDSSGTMDSTYLSNPTYSYISGTTPDSLPLSYQPLSDIAQHYQFEASYSDTTSYAQAQITTGLVPASAPFLSPYPRGRAQFLWKGAELSAQGLVAGDITSLKLDVASIGDSLSNLSIRLKETTQDSLSTSNFHQAGFTEVYVQSANFDATGWKDFLFYQPFTWDGTSDIVVDLSYDEPTGAMTTTLDGYGHALPHGVFTNSDPYYLDFDGSRDIVSIDQAVQPTGNAPRTIECWGYAESFNGGGLFQAGITGANSRDFSLRTMGTNNLWRVQLWGSYDFDVTVPNSLNAWHHYAVTFDGNTTKLYVDGQLVGQQNTPALNTGANDIWVGRWNNSRFNGKIDEFRVWNSALDEATIRDWMNRPLAAQHPQYNQLATYLPFDEGMGTMAADASGNGFDGALLGAPTWFTKDAGELAFGMEATQFRPNATFEQGVFTTQIDTVIYETAIPRDPVQVIMYGNSTAPVIIPENMPNHPSDPTDTLLIWLTENPITTFGPDGSIVSTQVAQKDTTIFRGLHEYYSNIVRYEIGRYITPYGIGLDLGPDGTRWIFDVTDYAPLLHDHVYLQAGNNQELLDLKFVMVEGTPARKVKKIENLWSGSFTYSALFNDTQAKAVSKTLDPDADSYAVRMRLSGHGFGGNSNCAEFCDRSHFLSIDGVQQFEWHVWNECADNFVYPQGGTWIYDRAGWCPGAPVSTYDFELTPLVTPGQTVSIDYQIEDPAPYAPEGNYIFRGQLITYEAQAYQHDVEVVEIMAPNNDVRFSRRNPICDNPRIEIRNNGATNLTKVYITYGVEGGIKPCYYIWQGDLAFGESEIVDLPLFNFFGLNAQNPVFFVQLDNPNGFADENPQNNRMETGFDVVETLPNNAIIQIRTNLAGFENSYQILDRDGNVVKNQGPMSTNTTYRDTLDLPLGCYTFHFKDEGFNGQDGISWWANNDGSGYVRILDPQGSILKTFEPDFGMDIFYEFTMGYTQGYTYFPELECEEFADTTTSVDPAILPSDFESLGIYPNPNAGEFSIELGLTRPQAIQIEVFNPLGQRVYTSRHTASAMSIIPMNLKVEPGVYVVNIATEGQRTSRTIVIQ; translated from the coding sequence ATGAAGAGACATTTACTTGCATGCTGGGTATGGTTGGCTTGCTTGGCGCCAGCTACCATGCTCGGTCAGGGGGGCGATACCACCATCGTCCAGGCCTTCAGCTTCAGCGATCCCAGTCCTACCGGCTGGTCGGCTCCTTATCGAGGCACCTTTGAATTTCCAGACACCACCAATTCTTGGGAAAAGGTCCTCATGTACTACACCCTCAAGTGTGACCCGGCAACCGCCCATGACAACTACAATTGTGGCGAATGGGACTATTTGACGTACATCTGGGTAGTGGATTCCAGTGGAACGATGGACTCTACCTACCTCAGCAATCCGACGTATTCCTACATTTCTGGAACAACGCCTGATTCCCTTCCCCTATCCTACCAGCCGCTATCGGATATTGCCCAACACTATCAATTTGAGGCTTCGTACTCCGACACCACCAGCTACGCGCAGGCCCAAATCACGACGGGATTGGTACCTGCGAGTGCTCCATTCCTCTCTCCCTATCCGCGTGGACGGGCTCAATTCCTCTGGAAAGGCGCTGAGTTGTCAGCTCAAGGTCTGGTAGCAGGCGATATCACCAGTTTGAAATTGGATGTCGCGAGCATTGGAGACAGCTTGTCGAATCTCTCCATCCGGTTGAAAGAGACAACTCAGGATTCCCTTTCTACTTCCAACTTCCACCAGGCGGGATTCACGGAGGTATATGTTCAGTCGGCCAATTTTGATGCTACTGGATGGAAAGACTTCCTTTTTTACCAGCCCTTCACCTGGGATGGCACCTCTGACATCGTGGTAGACCTCTCTTATGATGAGCCTACCGGCGCTATGACTACGACGTTGGATGGTTACGGTCATGCTTTGCCGCATGGGGTATTCACCAATTCTGATCCTTATTATCTGGATTTCGATGGATCACGGGATATCGTCTCCATCGATCAAGCTGTACAGCCCACTGGCAATGCCCCTCGTACCATCGAGTGCTGGGGATATGCAGAGTCCTTCAATGGCGGAGGCTTGTTCCAGGCGGGTATCACTGGCGCCAATTCTCGCGACTTCTCATTGCGGACCATGGGGACCAACAACCTCTGGCGTGTGCAATTGTGGGGAAGCTATGACTTCGATGTGACGGTTCCGAACAGCTTGAACGCTTGGCACCACTACGCTGTGACCTTCGATGGCAATACCACCAAGCTCTATGTCGATGGGCAATTGGTCGGTCAGCAAAACACGCCAGCGTTGAATACTGGTGCCAATGATATCTGGGTAGGTCGTTGGAACAATAGCCGATTCAACGGGAAGATCGATGAATTTCGCGTATGGAATTCGGCGCTGGATGAAGCGACCATCCGGGATTGGATGAATCGTCCATTGGCTGCCCAACACCCCCAATACAATCAGTTGGCGACCTACTTGCCTTTTGATGAAGGAATGGGGACCATGGCTGCAGACGCTTCCGGAAATGGATTTGACGGAGCCCTTCTGGGTGCGCCGACATGGTTTACCAAGGATGCGGGGGAATTGGCTTTCGGAATGGAAGCGACACAGTTCCGTCCCAATGCAACTTTCGAGCAGGGAGTCTTCACGACTCAGATCGATACCGTCATCTATGAGACGGCCATCCCAAGAGATCCTGTACAGGTGATCATGTATGGCAATAGCACGGCTCCAGTCATCATCCCTGAAAATATGCCTAATCACCCATCCGATCCCACGGATACCTTGCTGATTTGGCTGACTGAGAATCCTATCACGACATTCGGTCCTGACGGCTCGATCGTTTCTACCCAAGTTGCACAGAAAGATACCACCATCTTCCGTGGCCTCCACGAGTACTACAGCAACATTGTCCGCTATGAAATCGGCCGATACATCACGCCTTACGGGATTGGATTGGATCTGGGCCCCGATGGAACTCGCTGGATATTCGATGTGACGGACTATGCGCCATTGCTTCATGATCATGTGTATCTGCAAGCGGGTAACAACCAGGAGCTATTGGATCTCAAATTTGTGATGGTCGAAGGAACTCCTGCTCGCAAGGTCAAGAAGATCGAGAATCTCTGGTCTGGCAGCTTTACCTATAGCGCGTTGTTCAATGACACGCAAGCGAAGGCAGTTTCCAAAACACTTGATCCAGATGCGGATTCCTACGCGGTCCGGATGCGATTGAGTGGTCATGGATTCGGCGGTAATTCCAACTGTGCGGAGTTCTGCGACAGAAGCCATTTCCTCAGCATTGACGGAGTCCAGCAATTCGAATGGCATGTCTGGAATGAATGTGCGGACAACTTCGTGTATCCACAAGGGGGAACCTGGATTTACGACCGTGCCGGATGGTGTCCGGGCGCGCCAGTGAGTACCTATGATTTTGAGCTTACGCCATTGGTCACCCCGGGTCAGACAGTCAGTATAGACTACCAGATTGAAGATCCTGCTCCTTATGCGCCGGAAGGAAACTACATCTTCCGAGGCCAGCTGATCACTTATGAGGCTCAAGCCTATCAGCACGATGTGGAAGTAGTGGAGATCATGGCACCGAACAATGATGTGCGTTTCAGCAGAAGAAACCCTATCTGCGACAATCCTCGCATCGAGATTCGCAACAATGGCGCGACGAACCTCACCAAAGTATACATCACCTATGGCGTAGAAGGCGGAATCAAGCCATGCTACTACATCTGGCAAGGAGATCTGGCATTTGGGGAGTCTGAGATTGTAGACCTTCCGCTCTTCAACTTCTTTGGCCTCAACGCCCAGAATCCTGTGTTCTTTGTCCAGTTGGACAATCCGAATGGATTCGCAGATGAGAACCCGCAGAACAACCGAATGGAGACTGGCTTCGATGTAGTGGAAACGCTTCCCAACAATGCCATCATTCAAATTCGGACCAACCTTGCAGGATTTGAAAACAGCTATCAAATCCTCGATCGCGATGGAAACGTCGTGAAGAACCAAGGCCCAATGTCTACCAACACCACCTACCGTGACACCCTCGATCTTCCTTTGGGATGCTATACCTTCCATTTCAAGGATGAAGGCTTCAATGGTCAAGACGGGATATCTTGGTGGGCAAACAACGATGGAAGCGGTTACGTGAGAATCCTCGATCCACAAGGCAGCATCCTCAAAACGTTTGAGCCTGACTTTGGCATGGATATCTTCTACGAATTCACGATGGGCTACACACAGGGATATACTTACTTCCCTGAGCTGGAATGCGAGGAATTTGCGGATACCACCACATCGGTCGATCCTGCGATTTTGCCATCCGATTTCGAGAGCTTGGGTATTTATCCGAATCCGAATGCAGGTGAATTCTCCATCGAGTTGGGGCTGACACGTCCTCAGGCAATCCAGATTGAGGTATTCAATCCGCTTGGGCAACGCGTCTACACCTCTCGCCACACTGCTTCCGCCATGTCCATCATTCCGATGAATCTTAAGGTGGAACCCGGCGTATACGTGGTCAACATTGCTACCGAAGGACAACGGACTTCAAGGACGATTGTCATTCAATAA
- a CDS encoding HAMP domain-containing sensor histidine kinase, producing the protein MKKYQIHIVIGLMSVALMGIIGLQVSQVQEAIKVNEANFQSSVNQAMNQVVEQLQGSMMRNSVFRVYRKMDIEADSNAAMVSGLRLNLGEMSPNQRVITISDSFAIVTRQEALIPSDMLPMADNVSMIFSYQDSSGSAPNSNLNLQGNPQAFELFNRTINELMGTQRTQEELDSTEFTTLLGESLQDHGIYLDYDFLVGSSPEDVAIQSQVNQDVQAIFESRHRVKLNPLLRPLEKQYLYLQFPNQNLFILKRVWLQALLSILFCVIILACFGLSIRTIFRQKKLSEMKNDFINNMTHELKTPISTIFLATDALANPRIQSVPESVTRYLKIIREENKRMHRQVERVLQAAMFDRKEMELKLQRVDLNPLVEQVVDQFALQVKQRNGTLTMHLNAEPSSVEADKEHLVGMVFNLLDNANKYSPDTPHITVETLTQGEEVVIRVQDQGRGIAKSDLQQIFQRFFRVSTGNLHDVKGFGLGLSYVKEMVEAHGGSISAKSQVGKGSTFEIRLPLQTED; encoded by the coding sequence GTGAAGAAGTATCAAATCCATATTGTCATCGGATTGATGAGTGTGGCGCTCATGGGAATCATTGGCTTGCAGGTAAGTCAGGTACAAGAGGCTATCAAGGTCAATGAGGCCAACTTCCAATCCAGTGTCAACCAAGCGATGAATCAAGTCGTGGAGCAATTGCAAGGCTCCATGATGCGCAATTCGGTGTTTCGGGTCTATCGAAAAATGGATATCGAGGCAGATTCGAATGCTGCCATGGTGAGTGGCTTGAGACTCAATCTCGGAGAGATGTCCCCCAATCAGCGGGTCATCACCATTTCGGATAGTTTTGCCATCGTTACCCGTCAAGAGGCATTGATCCCAAGTGATATGCTGCCGATGGCGGATAATGTCAGCATGATTTTCAGCTATCAGGATTCTTCGGGATCTGCGCCCAATAGCAACCTGAATCTGCAAGGAAATCCGCAAGCCTTTGAGCTATTCAACAGAACCATCAATGAGCTGATGGGAACACAGCGTACGCAGGAAGAGCTTGATTCCACCGAATTCACCACGCTTCTTGGAGAGTCCCTTCAGGATCACGGGATTTATCTGGACTATGATTTTCTCGTGGGAAGTTCTCCGGAAGATGTGGCCATCCAGTCACAAGTGAATCAAGATGTGCAGGCAATTTTTGAATCTCGACATCGAGTAAAGCTCAACCCATTGCTCCGCCCATTGGAGAAGCAGTATCTCTACCTGCAGTTTCCCAACCAAAATCTATTTATCCTGAAAAGAGTCTGGCTTCAGGCTTTGCTGTCGATTCTGTTTTGTGTCATCATTCTGGCGTGCTTTGGGCTCTCGATCCGAACCATCTTTAGACAGAAAAAACTCTCAGAGATGAAGAATGACTTCATCAACAATATGACTCACGAGCTCAAAACGCCTATTTCTACCATTTTCCTCGCTACAGACGCATTGGCCAATCCACGCATCCAATCCGTGCCGGAAAGTGTGACCCGATATTTGAAGATTATCCGAGAGGAGAACAAACGGATGCATCGTCAGGTGGAACGGGTCCTTCAGGCGGCCATGTTCGATCGAAAGGAAATGGAATTGAAACTGCAGCGGGTAGATCTTAACCCGCTGGTTGAACAAGTGGTGGATCAATTTGCGCTACAAGTGAAGCAGCGAAATGGGACATTGACCATGCATCTAAATGCCGAGCCTTCCTCAGTCGAAGCTGACAAGGAGCACTTGGTGGGAATGGTGTTTAACCTACTGGATAATGCCAATAAGTACAGTCCGGATACCCCGCATATCACGGTTGAGACCCTTACACAAGGCGAAGAAGTCGTGATCCGAGTACAAGATCAGGGGCGTGGAATTGCCAAATCTGACCTTCAGCAGATTTTCCAGCGATTCTTCCGCGTGTCTACCGGTAATTTGCACGATGTGAAAGGATTCGGGCTTGGCCTCAGCTACGTGAAGGAAATGGTGGAGGCACATGGAGGATCGATCAGTGCCAAAAGCCAAGTAGGGAAGGGGAGTACATTTGAAATTCGGCTTCCGCTTCAGACGGAGGACTAG
- a CDS encoding YdcF family protein, whose protein sequence is MAIVILGLQESGGSCDVALILGTTVNPDGTVHPRLATRLDRGIEMYESGETQHFIVSGGIGKEGHDESLKMAEYLFEHGVPVQAVVRDSLGDHTYFSAVHTAEICQANDWKTVIPVSHYFHVVRCRLALEKMSLAVPGTRYAHSGVHFRDAWSLFREWIGFYYYALRSWPTQE, encoded by the coding sequence GTGGCTATCGTAATCCTAGGTCTTCAGGAATCCGGAGGATCATGTGACGTGGCCCTGATCTTGGGCACCACCGTCAATCCCGATGGGACGGTTCATCCAAGATTGGCGACTCGGCTTGATAGAGGAATCGAGATGTATGAATCAGGAGAGACCCAACATTTTATCGTTTCGGGAGGGATCGGAAAAGAAGGTCATGATGAAAGCCTGAAAATGGCCGAATATCTCTTCGAGCATGGCGTACCAGTGCAGGCGGTAGTCCGAGATTCGCTGGGAGACCATACATACTTTTCAGCGGTTCACACAGCGGAGATTTGCCAAGCCAACGATTGGAAGACCGTCATTCCGGTCTCCCATTATTTTCATGTGGTGAGGTGTCGATTGGCTTTGGAGAAAATGAGTCTAGCGGTCCCCGGAACAAGATATGCTCACTCTGGGGTCCATTTTCGCGATGCCTGGTCTCTGTTCAGAGAGTGGATTGGCTTTTACTACTATGCTTTGAGAAGTTGGCCTACTCAGGAATGA
- a CDS encoding response regulator transcription factor has protein sequence MEKILLVEDEANFGAVLRDYLQMNDYDVTLVEDGEAGWKAYNQGAYRLCILDVMMPKKDGFTLAKEIRERDTDTPIIFLTARSLQEDVLKGFKTGADDYITKPFDSEELLLRIRAILKRTQQTEEEEPISDQEEFEFGEFHFHHRFHQLTHQGETERLSPKESDLLRLLLVHRNDLLTRETALRTLWGDDNYFNARSMDVFISKLRKRFKVDPRIKIDNVHGKGFCMIIPE, from the coding sequence ATGGAGAAAATTTTGCTGGTAGAAGACGAGGCCAATTTCGGGGCAGTGCTTCGGGATTATCTCCAAATGAATGATTACGATGTGACCTTGGTGGAAGATGGAGAAGCTGGCTGGAAAGCTTACAATCAAGGTGCTTACCGATTGTGCATTTTGGATGTGATGATGCCCAAAAAAGATGGATTCACATTGGCCAAAGAAATCCGTGAGCGCGACACGGATACGCCGATCATATTCCTGACTGCCCGCTCCTTACAAGAAGATGTCCTCAAGGGATTCAAGACGGGCGCCGATGATTATATCACCAAGCCTTTTGATTCTGAGGAATTACTGCTTCGGATCAGAGCCATCCTTAAGCGCACCCAACAAACAGAGGAGGAGGAGCCTATTTCTGATCAGGAGGAATTCGAATTCGGGGAGTTTCATTTCCATCACCGTTTCCATCAGCTGACTCACCAAGGGGAAACAGAAAGACTCTCGCCCAAGGAATCAGATTTGCTTCGCCTGCTATTGGTTCATCGGAACGATCTGCTGACTCGCGAGACTGCCCTCCGAACACTCTGGGGAGACGATAACTACTTCAATGCTAGAAGCATGGATGTATTTATTAGCAAGCTCCGAAAAAGATTCAAAGTCGATCCTCGGATCAAAATCGACAATGTACACGGCAAGGGCTTCTGCATGATCATTCCTGAGTAG
- a CDS encoding polyamine aminopropyltransferase, whose translation MQDSPTDIAEDQESSLSSKSPAEIGILLVSVGIIAICGILYELLISSITSYFQGSSITHFSIVIGLFLSFMGVGSYLSKFIRKDLLQWFVRFEILLGIIGGVSAGLLYAAFSLTPYFYAVAFLLIASLGCLIGLEIPILTRVMREFDSLKDAVANVLAFDYLGSLVASVAFPLILLPFLGIMRTSFFIGILNLCVAAVNIWVFRNELKQVRSLFVNTGLSMLLLIVGFAGSFQINGFFEQFLFKDEVMLSKQSTYQHMVLTKRNQDIRLFINGNLQFASVDEHRYHEPLVHVPMTMALKPEKVLILGGGDGLALREVWKHQEVQHVDLVDLDPEMTHMGTRHPVFTRLNQSSMLDPRLTVYNQDAFQFVEKSSNFYDVIIIDLPDPNHVGLGKLYAKSFYELIRDRLSQGGVMVTQSTSPYFARPAFWCIHETVKSVFPTTVPYQVYVPSFGQWGFNLAMKTPGRIKAGKEVSPAQDQMTDILGERLFADSTITYQFLAPNMIPALFTFGADVAPVPVEVNQMDNQQLVRYYDQSWEQW comes from the coding sequence ATGCAAGATTCTCCCACCGACATTGCTGAGGACCAAGAATCCTCCCTTTCCTCCAAATCTCCCGCAGAAATTGGGATTCTATTGGTTTCTGTAGGGATCATTGCCATCTGTGGCATCCTCTACGAATTGCTGATCAGTAGTATCACTTCCTATTTTCAAGGAAGCAGCATCACCCATTTTTCGATTGTGATCGGGTTGTTTCTATCATTCATGGGCGTGGGATCTTACCTGTCGAAATTCATCCGCAAGGACCTATTGCAATGGTTTGTCCGATTCGAAATTTTACTTGGGATCATTGGAGGGGTATCCGCCGGATTGTTATATGCGGCATTTTCATTGACGCCCTATTTCTATGCGGTAGCCTTTCTGCTGATCGCTTCACTTGGCTGTTTGATCGGATTGGAAATTCCCATTCTCACCCGAGTGATGCGAGAGTTTGATTCACTGAAGGATGCAGTCGCCAATGTCTTGGCCTTCGATTACCTAGGATCGCTAGTCGCTTCTGTGGCATTTCCGCTGATCCTCCTTCCATTTTTGGGGATCATGCGTACGTCCTTTTTCATTGGAATCCTGAACCTATGTGTGGCTGCCGTGAATATATGGGTGTTCAGAAATGAGCTCAAGCAAGTCCGCAGCTTGTTTGTGAACACCGGCCTTTCTATGCTGCTCCTGATTGTGGGATTTGCAGGCTCCTTCCAAATCAATGGATTCTTTGAGCAATTCCTTTTCAAGGATGAGGTCATGCTATCCAAGCAATCCACCTATCAGCACATGGTCTTGACCAAGCGAAATCAAGACATACGATTGTTTATCAATGGAAACCTCCAATTTGCTTCGGTAGACGAACATCGATATCACGAACCGCTAGTTCATGTGCCAATGACCATGGCCCTGAAACCTGAGAAGGTGCTGATCCTTGGAGGAGGCGATGGCTTGGCTTTGCGGGAGGTATGGAAACATCAGGAGGTTCAACATGTCGATCTTGTGGACCTTGATCCTGAAATGACCCACATGGGAACTCGCCATCCTGTTTTCACACGTCTCAATCAGTCTTCTATGCTTGATCCAAGGCTGACGGTGTATAATCAGGATGCCTTTCAATTCGTGGAGAAAAGCTCAAATTTTTACGATGTCATCATCATCGACCTGCCTGATCCTAACCATGTCGGCTTGGGGAAATTATACGCTAAATCCTTTTACGAATTGATCCGAGATCGACTCTCTCAAGGTGGGGTAATGGTGACTCAATCCACCTCTCCCTATTTTGCAAGACCTGCCTTTTGGTGTATTCACGAGACCGTGAAATCTGTTTTTCCGACGACTGTTCCCTATCAAGTGTATGTGCCTTCTTTTGGCCAATGGGGATTCAATCTAGCCATGAAAACACCGGGAAGAATCAAAGCAGGAAAAGAGGTTTCACCTGCTCAAGACCAGATGACGGACATTCTGGGAGAGCGGCTGTTTGCCGATTCTACCATTACCTACCAATTTCTGGCACCCAATATGATTCCCGCTTTGTTCACGTTCGGAGCAGACGTGGCACCTGTTCCTGTGGAGGTCAACCAGATGGACAATCAACAATTGGTCAGATACTATGACCAAAGCTGGGAGCAATGGTAG